A window of the Patescibacteria group bacterium genome harbors these coding sequences:
- a CDS encoding acetate/propionate family kinase: protein MPSSILVINTGSTSLKYKLFDLESFRVLALNDFAGVENHDEAIKQALREIGNLSTLVAIGHRVVHGGAEFSEPTEIIKDNIGRLEAYNKLAPLHNPYNIAGIRACLEYLPGIPNIAVFDTAFFKDLPDKAKIYAIPFEFYKEHGIQRFGFHGISHKFVAQQAAEKLGKPLSKINLITCHLGGGASITAIRQGKPVDTSMGYTPLEGLVMMTRPGDIDAGIVLHLKNSMNGNDKGMVSGLLNRTSGIKGICGIGDYLDLLEAVKRKDSRALLAFNIFVYRIQKYLGAYLAILGGVDAIVFTGKIGAGKPITKEKITKNLKVLRGVKILVIPSDEELMIAREVSEALKTGSDES from the coding sequence ATGCCCAGCTCAATTCTCGTCATCAACACCGGTTCCACTTCACTTAAATATAAACTTTTTGATTTAGAAAGTTTTAGAGTTTTAGCTTTGAATGATTTTGCTGGCGTGGAAAATCATGATGAAGCTATAAAACAGGCCTTGCGCGAAATTGGCAATCTTTCAACTCTGGTAGCCATTGGCCATCGGGTAGTGCATGGCGGCGCAGAATTTAGCGAGCCGACAGAGATTATCAAAGATAACATTGGACGATTAGAGGCCTATAATAAACTTGCCCCCCTGCATAATCCTTATAACATCGCGGGCATCAGGGCTTGTTTAGAATATCTGCCGGGTATTCCTAATATTGCAGTTTTTGATACTGCTTTTTTTAAAGACTTGCCAGACAAAGCCAAGATTTATGCTATTCCTTTTGAGTTTTATAAAGAGCATGGCATTCAGCGTTTTGGTTTTCATGGTATTTCTCATAAGTTTGTGGCCCAGCAAGCCGCTGAAAAATTAGGTAAACCTCTTTCTAAAATTAATCTCATTACTTGTCATTTGGGCGGCGGAGCCAGTATTACTGCCATTAGGCAAGGCAAACCAGTTGATACTTCTATGGGGTACACCCCGCTTGAGGGGCTGGTAATGATGACCCGTCCTGGTGATATTGATGCAGGCATCGTGCTGCACTTAAAAAATTCAATGAATGGCAATGATAAGGGAATGGTTTCTGGATTATTAAACAGGACTAGTGGCATTAAAGGAATCTGTGGAATAGGTGATTATTTGGATTTACTCGAGGCAGTCAAACGTAAAGATAGCCGAGCCTTGTTAGCATTTAATATTTTTGTGTACCGCATTCAAAAGTATCTTGGCGCTTATTTAGCAATACTTGGCGGAGTTGATGCCATAGTTTTTACTGGCAAAATTGGCGCCGGTAAACCGATTACCAAAGAGAAGATAACTAAGAACTTGAAGGTTTTGAGGGGGGTGAAGATATTGGTGATTCCCAGTGATGAAGAGCTGATGATAGCCCGGGAAGTGAGTGAGGCGTTGAAAACAGGGAGTGATGAATCATAG
- a CDS encoding DUF4258 domain-containing protein, which produces MLPEIAEIYEVICVLGKKIRTTKNYWRYISETKHADLAGKLDLVLLCLTKANEVWKKKDVHIYYHKINKHWVCVVTRHLNNDGFIVTVYLTSKSKRKGKKIWPKK; this is translated from the coding sequence ATGTTACCAGAAATTGCAGAGATTTATGAAGTTATTTGTGTTTTGGGTAAAAAAATTAGAACGACTAAAAATTACTGGAGATATATCTCGGAGACAAAACATGCGGATTTAGCTGGTAAGCTTGATTTAGTTTTATTATGTTTGACTAAGGCGAATGAAGTTTGGAAAAAGAAAGATGTTCATATTTATTATCATAAAATTAATAAGCATTGGGTTTGCGTTGTAACGCGCCACTTGAATAATGATGGATTTATTGTGACCGTATATTTAACAAGCAAATCCAAGAGAAAGGGGAAGAAAATATGGCCAAAAAAATGA
- the pduL gene encoding phosphate propanoyltransferase, with translation MSKILIEVSARHVHLSQEHLEKLFGRGYELKPLKELSQKGQFAAEENLTLQTKQAEIEKVRILGPVREQTQVELSATDAYILRIKPPLRLSGDIKDSPGIKIIGPKGEVSLEQGVILAKRHIHADHSDAKKFSVSDGQEVSVKVAGRREVTFHKVVVRVHDEYVWRMHVDTDEGNAAGVVRTMRGEVI, from the coding sequence ATGTCTAAAATTTTAATTGAAGTTTCCGCTCGGCATGTGCATTTATCCCAAGAACACTTGGAAAAACTTTTTGGCCGGGGATATGAATTAAAACCCTTAAAAGAACTTTCACAAAAAGGCCAGTTTGCGGCAGAAGAAAATTTAACACTGCAAACTAAACAAGCGGAGATTGAAAAGGTGAGGATTTTAGGCCCCGTCCGCGAGCAAACCCAAGTAGAGTTAAGCGCTACTGATGCTTATATTTTAAGAATTAAGCCACCCCTGCGTTTGTCAGGCGATATTAAAGATTCACCGGGGATAAAGATTATTGGTCCTAAAGGTGAAGTTAGTCTGGAACAAGGTGTTATATTAGCAAAACGCCACATTCATGCGGATCATAGTGATGCTAAAAAGTTTAGTGTTTCTGATGGCCAAGAAGTATCAGTTAAAGTTGCGGGTAGGCGCGAGGTAACTTTTCATAAGGTGGTTGTCAGAGTTCATGATGAGTATGTCTGGCGCATGCATGTGGATACGGATGAGGGGAATGCGGCGGGTGTTGTAAGGACTATGCGCGGGGAGGTTATTTAA